In Bicyclus anynana chromosome 1, ilBicAnyn1.1, whole genome shotgun sequence, a single window of DNA contains:
- the LOC112054232 gene encoding structural maintenance of chromosomes protein 6 isoform X1: MALPNSLDEVMVGSILSVHVQNFMCHENFKVDFTKRVTFIVGRNGSGKSAILTALVVGLGGKASETNRGKNVQSFVKKGANSANIEIKINNSGQWAYRPDEYGSIITIVKTITASGTSYFKIRSPTGQLLPTNAKAVNAIVSSLNIQVNNPISVLNQDDAREFSIKMDPRKLYSLFMRATRLDVTEQNYNKALAICKSTKESWERKNKSCMDLENEYNKWQKLYEQMQSRKDIEKRVKSLKLELFWSEVAEAESDVATIRDHCVKQRAKCAKMESTLQTMEQALGGAAAEAWKARLEERKAQKAALEQQLRPLERDAQDARHAHGEAAATVKRCRDMLERERRRVRDYEQEIQSGGAAAQRAELAERAERCRAAAEEARARLATLRNDAEQARADHERRAAAAERPHAERSRLNARLGQRRQELRELSARGGDSLAVYGAAMSELCQRVRAAAERGHFSAPPRGPVGQYIKVRERQWGGTLEHIIGGLMSSFCVNSPEDSTKLFKIMDQVWRGDNKPSVTCSKFFSRQHDVRDTSARAPPHRSALEALHVEDPVVANFLIDNLALERVLLVPDHDEAVRLAESVERVPRNCGKIVTQDCSEYHPAPDYRMYGGRARAARFLHLDTDERMRQLGAEIQELEAELQRLDVRLQGLAAEQRHSAQAKDAAERALRAMGAELLRREADENAAVAALETLQAPQQAVLDDELKASKQRAHELSQKLDELERGAATHKRQVERLDAQMSELKAQVARANDDCRKLSEEISQKEMEMDRGAAERRGVQQRLGEERAKLEKLEDIVRSKEEAVAGRISAARGPRIDRPRSKDVINNLLAQNKREIGLLSQASVSREEVERERATAETNYRRTQQMLDTLRVSISRITNMATDHKEFCVSLKKSISRNIGINFMATLTTRGYEGHLRFDHRDDTLLLEMSAREGARGVRSTASLSGGERSFTSMALITSLWDCVDLPFYFMDEFDVFMDKVHQQTSVDLLLEMAARLAGRQFVFLTPHALGLALDNAPLPIEVVTLGDPER; the protein is encoded by the exons ATGGCACTACCGAATAGTCTAGATGAAGTTATGGTTGGTTCAATTCTAAGCGTTCACGTGCAAAATTTCATGTGCCACGAAAATTTCAAAGTGGATTTCACGAAAAGAGTGACTTTTATAGTGGGTCGGAACGGTAGCGGCAAAAGTGCCATCCTCACAGCCTTGGTGGTGGGCCTGGGCGGCAAAGCCTCAGAGACCAATAGAGGGAAAAATGTCCAAT caTTTGTTAAAAAAGGAGCTAATTctgcaaatattgaaataaaaataaacaacagcGGCCAATGGGCATACAGACCAGATGAATATGGAAGCATAATAACAATTGTAAAGACTATCACAGCATCCGGTACTTCCTATTTTAAAATTCGGTCTCCAACAG gtcAGTTGTTGCCCACAAATGCCAAAGCGGTCAATGCTATAGTATCCAGTCTCAACATACAAGTAAACAACCCAATATCTGTATTGAACCAAGACGATGCGAGGGAGTTTTCAATAAAGATGGACCCGCGAAAGCTCTACTCTTTGTTCATGAGAGCCACAAGACTGGATGTCACAGAGCAAAACTATAACAAGGCCCTTGCAATTTGTAAAAGTACTAAAGAGTCTTGGGAAAGAAAGAACAAA AGTTGCATGGATTTGGAAAACGAGTACAACAAATGGCAGAAGCTCTATGAACAAATGCAATCCCGCAAGGACATCGAGAAACGCGTCAAGTCACTGAAGTTGGAGTTGTTCTGGAGCGAGGTCGCCGAAGCCGAGAGCGACGTGGCCACCATCCGCGACCACTGCGTCAAGCAGCGCGCCAAGTGCGCGAAGATGGAGAGCACCCTGCAGACAATGGAGCAGGCGCTGGGCGGCGCCGCTGCGGA GGCGTGGAAGGCGCGTCTGGAAGAGCGCAAAGCGCAGAAGGCGGCGCTCGAGCAGCAGCTGCGGCCGCTGGAGCGCGATGCGCAGGACGCGCGGCACGCGCACGGCGAGGCGGCCGCCACGGTGAAGCGCTGCAGAGACATGCTGGAGCGCGAGCGGCGCCGCGTGCGCGACTACGAGCAGGAGATACA gtcgggcggcgcggcggcgcagCGCGCGGAGCTGGCGGAGCGCGCGGAGCGGTGTCGCGCGGCGGCGGAGGAGGCGCGCGCGCGCCTCGCCACGCTGCGCAACGACGCGGAGCAGGCGCGCGCCGACCAcgagcgccgcgccgccgccgccgagcGCCCGCACGCCGAGCGTTCGCGGCTCAACGCCAGGCTAG GTCAGCGGCGGCAGGAGCTGCGCGAGCTGTCGGCGCGCGGCGGCGACTCGCTGGCGGTGTACGGCGCCGCCATGTCGGAGCTGTGCCAGCGCGTGCGCGCGGCCGCCGAGCGCGGACACTTCAGCGCTCCGCCGCGCGGGCCCGTCG GCCAGTACATCAAAGTGCGCGAGCGGCAGTGGGGCGGCACGCTGGAGCACATCATCGGCGGGCTGATGAGCAGCTTCTGCGTCAACTCACCGGAGGACTCCACCAAATTGTTCAAAATAATGGACCAG GTGTGGAGGGGTGACAACAAACCCTCGGTGACATGCAGCAAGTTCTTCAGCAGGCAGCACGACGTGCGCGACacgagcgcgcgcgcgccgccgcatCGCAGCGCGCTGGAGGCGCTGCACGTGGAGGACCCCGTCGTCGCCAACTTCCTCATCGACAACCTGGCGCTCGAGCGCGTGCTGCTGGTGCCCGACCACG ACGAGGCGGTGCGGCTGGCTGAATCGGTGGAGCGCGTGCCGCGGAACTGCGGCAAGATCGTGACACAGGACTGCTCGGAGTACCACCCCGCGCCCGACTACCGCATGTACGgcggccgcgcgcgcgccgcgcggTTCCTGCACCTCGACACCGACGAGCGCATGCG GCAGTTGGGCGCGGAGATCCAGGAGCTGGAGGCGGAGCTCCAGCGGCTGGACGTGCGCTTGCAAGGGCTCGCGGCGGAGCAGCGGCATAGCGCGCAGGCGAAGGACGCCGCGGAGCGCGCGCTGCGGGCCATGGGCGCCGAGCTGCTGCGGCGGGAGGCCGACGAGAACGCAGCCGTGGCCGCGCTGGAGACTCTGCAGGCGCCGCAGCAGGCCGTGTTG GACGATGAACTGAAGGCCTCGAAGCAGAGGGCGCACGAGCTCAGCCAGAAGCTGGACGAGTTGGAGCGCGGCGCGGCGACGCACAAGCGCCAGGTGGAGCGCCTCGACGCGCAGATGAGTGAGCTGAAGGCGCAGGTGGCGCGCGCCAACGACGACTGCAGGAAACTCAGC GAGGAGATCAGCCAGAAAGAGATGGAGATGGACCGCGGGGCCGCTGAGCGCAGGGGCGTGCAGCAGAGGCTCGGTGAGGAGCGCGCCAAGCTGGAGAAGCTCGAGGACATCGTGCGCAGCAAGGAAGAAGCCGTCGCCGGCAGGATCAGCGCCGCCAGGGGGCCGAGGATAGACCGCCCGAG GAGCAAGGACGTGATAAACAACTTGCTGGCGCAGAACAAGAGGGAGATAGGGTTGCTGTCGCAGGCGAGTGTCAGCCGCGAGGAGGTAGAGCGCGAGCGCGCCACGGCCGAGACCAACTACCGGCGCACGCAGCAGATGCTCGACACCCTGCGCGTGTCCATCTCTCGG ATTACTAATATGGCTACCGATCATAAGGAATTTTGCGTTTCCTTAAAAAAGAGCATTTCCAGAAACATCGGAATAAATTTTATGGCCACACTCACCACACGCGGCTACGAG GGCCACCTGCGCTTCGACCACCGCGACGACACGCTGCTGCTGGAGATGTCGGCGCGCGAGGGCGCGCGCGGCGTGCGCAGCACCGCCTCGCTGTCGGGCGGCGAGCGCTCCTTCACCTCCATGGCGCTCATCACCTCGCTGTGGGACTGCGTGGACCTGCCCTTCTACTTCATGGACGAGTTCGACGTGTTCATG GACAAGGTGCACCAGCAGACGTCGGTGGACCTGCTGCTGGAGATGGCGGCGCGGCTGGCGGGCCGCCAGTTCGTGTTCCTCACGCCGCACGCGCTCGGCCTCGCGCTCGACAATGCGCCGCTGCCCATCGAAGTCGTCAC TCTTGGTGATCCAGAACGATAA
- the LOC112054232 gene encoding structural maintenance of chromosomes protein 6 isoform X2, with protein sequence MALPNSLDEVMVGSILSVHVQNFMCHENFKVDFTKRVTFIVGRNGSGKSAILTALVVGLGGKASETNRGKNVQCQLLPTNAKAVNAIVSSLNIQVNNPISVLNQDDAREFSIKMDPRKLYSLFMRATRLDVTEQNYNKALAICKSTKESWERKNKSCMDLENEYNKWQKLYEQMQSRKDIEKRVKSLKLELFWSEVAEAESDVATIRDHCVKQRAKCAKMESTLQTMEQALGGAAAEAWKARLEERKAQKAALEQQLRPLERDAQDARHAHGEAAATVKRCRDMLERERRRVRDYEQEIQSGGAAAQRAELAERAERCRAAAEEARARLATLRNDAEQARADHERRAAAAERPHAERSRLNARLGQRRQELRELSARGGDSLAVYGAAMSELCQRVRAAAERGHFSAPPRGPVGQYIKVRERQWGGTLEHIIGGLMSSFCVNSPEDSTKLFKIMDQVWRGDNKPSVTCSKFFSRQHDVRDTSARAPPHRSALEALHVEDPVVANFLIDNLALERVLLVPDHDEAVRLAESVERVPRNCGKIVTQDCSEYHPAPDYRMYGGRARAARFLHLDTDERMRQLGAEIQELEAELQRLDVRLQGLAAEQRHSAQAKDAAERALRAMGAELLRREADENAAVAALETLQAPQQAVLDDELKASKQRAHELSQKLDELERGAATHKRQVERLDAQMSELKAQVARANDDCRKLSEEISQKEMEMDRGAAERRGVQQRLGEERAKLEKLEDIVRSKEEAVAGRISAARGPRIDRPRSKDVINNLLAQNKREIGLLSQASVSREEVERERATAETNYRRTQQMLDTLRVSISRITNMATDHKEFCVSLKKSISRNIGINFMATLTTRGYEGHLRFDHRDDTLLLEMSAREGARGVRSTASLSGGERSFTSMALITSLWDCVDLPFYFMDEFDVFMDKVHQQTSVDLLLEMAARLAGRQFVFLTPHALGLALDNAPLPIEVVTLGDPER encoded by the exons ATGGCACTACCGAATAGTCTAGATGAAGTTATGGTTGGTTCAATTCTAAGCGTTCACGTGCAAAATTTCATGTGCCACGAAAATTTCAAAGTGGATTTCACGAAAAGAGTGACTTTTATAGTGGGTCGGAACGGTAGCGGCAAAAGTGCCATCCTCACAGCCTTGGTGGTGGGCCTGGGCGGCAAAGCCTCAGAGACCAATAGAGGGAAAAATGTCCAAT gtcAGTTGTTGCCCACAAATGCCAAAGCGGTCAATGCTATAGTATCCAGTCTCAACATACAAGTAAACAACCCAATATCTGTATTGAACCAAGACGATGCGAGGGAGTTTTCAATAAAGATGGACCCGCGAAAGCTCTACTCTTTGTTCATGAGAGCCACAAGACTGGATGTCACAGAGCAAAACTATAACAAGGCCCTTGCAATTTGTAAAAGTACTAAAGAGTCTTGGGAAAGAAAGAACAAA AGTTGCATGGATTTGGAAAACGAGTACAACAAATGGCAGAAGCTCTATGAACAAATGCAATCCCGCAAGGACATCGAGAAACGCGTCAAGTCACTGAAGTTGGAGTTGTTCTGGAGCGAGGTCGCCGAAGCCGAGAGCGACGTGGCCACCATCCGCGACCACTGCGTCAAGCAGCGCGCCAAGTGCGCGAAGATGGAGAGCACCCTGCAGACAATGGAGCAGGCGCTGGGCGGCGCCGCTGCGGA GGCGTGGAAGGCGCGTCTGGAAGAGCGCAAAGCGCAGAAGGCGGCGCTCGAGCAGCAGCTGCGGCCGCTGGAGCGCGATGCGCAGGACGCGCGGCACGCGCACGGCGAGGCGGCCGCCACGGTGAAGCGCTGCAGAGACATGCTGGAGCGCGAGCGGCGCCGCGTGCGCGACTACGAGCAGGAGATACA gtcgggcggcgcggcggcgcagCGCGCGGAGCTGGCGGAGCGCGCGGAGCGGTGTCGCGCGGCGGCGGAGGAGGCGCGCGCGCGCCTCGCCACGCTGCGCAACGACGCGGAGCAGGCGCGCGCCGACCAcgagcgccgcgccgccgccgccgagcGCCCGCACGCCGAGCGTTCGCGGCTCAACGCCAGGCTAG GTCAGCGGCGGCAGGAGCTGCGCGAGCTGTCGGCGCGCGGCGGCGACTCGCTGGCGGTGTACGGCGCCGCCATGTCGGAGCTGTGCCAGCGCGTGCGCGCGGCCGCCGAGCGCGGACACTTCAGCGCTCCGCCGCGCGGGCCCGTCG GCCAGTACATCAAAGTGCGCGAGCGGCAGTGGGGCGGCACGCTGGAGCACATCATCGGCGGGCTGATGAGCAGCTTCTGCGTCAACTCACCGGAGGACTCCACCAAATTGTTCAAAATAATGGACCAG GTGTGGAGGGGTGACAACAAACCCTCGGTGACATGCAGCAAGTTCTTCAGCAGGCAGCACGACGTGCGCGACacgagcgcgcgcgcgccgccgcatCGCAGCGCGCTGGAGGCGCTGCACGTGGAGGACCCCGTCGTCGCCAACTTCCTCATCGACAACCTGGCGCTCGAGCGCGTGCTGCTGGTGCCCGACCACG ACGAGGCGGTGCGGCTGGCTGAATCGGTGGAGCGCGTGCCGCGGAACTGCGGCAAGATCGTGACACAGGACTGCTCGGAGTACCACCCCGCGCCCGACTACCGCATGTACGgcggccgcgcgcgcgccgcgcggTTCCTGCACCTCGACACCGACGAGCGCATGCG GCAGTTGGGCGCGGAGATCCAGGAGCTGGAGGCGGAGCTCCAGCGGCTGGACGTGCGCTTGCAAGGGCTCGCGGCGGAGCAGCGGCATAGCGCGCAGGCGAAGGACGCCGCGGAGCGCGCGCTGCGGGCCATGGGCGCCGAGCTGCTGCGGCGGGAGGCCGACGAGAACGCAGCCGTGGCCGCGCTGGAGACTCTGCAGGCGCCGCAGCAGGCCGTGTTG GACGATGAACTGAAGGCCTCGAAGCAGAGGGCGCACGAGCTCAGCCAGAAGCTGGACGAGTTGGAGCGCGGCGCGGCGACGCACAAGCGCCAGGTGGAGCGCCTCGACGCGCAGATGAGTGAGCTGAAGGCGCAGGTGGCGCGCGCCAACGACGACTGCAGGAAACTCAGC GAGGAGATCAGCCAGAAAGAGATGGAGATGGACCGCGGGGCCGCTGAGCGCAGGGGCGTGCAGCAGAGGCTCGGTGAGGAGCGCGCCAAGCTGGAGAAGCTCGAGGACATCGTGCGCAGCAAGGAAGAAGCCGTCGCCGGCAGGATCAGCGCCGCCAGGGGGCCGAGGATAGACCGCCCGAG GAGCAAGGACGTGATAAACAACTTGCTGGCGCAGAACAAGAGGGAGATAGGGTTGCTGTCGCAGGCGAGTGTCAGCCGCGAGGAGGTAGAGCGCGAGCGCGCCACGGCCGAGACCAACTACCGGCGCACGCAGCAGATGCTCGACACCCTGCGCGTGTCCATCTCTCGG ATTACTAATATGGCTACCGATCATAAGGAATTTTGCGTTTCCTTAAAAAAGAGCATTTCCAGAAACATCGGAATAAATTTTATGGCCACACTCACCACACGCGGCTACGAG GGCCACCTGCGCTTCGACCACCGCGACGACACGCTGCTGCTGGAGATGTCGGCGCGCGAGGGCGCGCGCGGCGTGCGCAGCACCGCCTCGCTGTCGGGCGGCGAGCGCTCCTTCACCTCCATGGCGCTCATCACCTCGCTGTGGGACTGCGTGGACCTGCCCTTCTACTTCATGGACGAGTTCGACGTGTTCATG GACAAGGTGCACCAGCAGACGTCGGTGGACCTGCTGCTGGAGATGGCGGCGCGGCTGGCGGGCCGCCAGTTCGTGTTCCTCACGCCGCACGCGCTCGGCCTCGCGCTCGACAATGCGCCGCTGCCCATCGAAGTCGTCAC TCTTGGTGATCCAGAACGATAA
- the LOC112054236 gene encoding cAMP-regulated phosphoprotein 19, whose protein sequence is MSESADQNEPPKDPKELEKLEEAKLKAKFPNAIFGRGPGGHSAFLQKRLAKGQKFFDSGDYQMAKQRPGNLAAPFKAPAAPAKISTGDAIPTPDTVPLRKTSIIQPKFQPPAHS, encoded by the exons ATGAGTGAATCAGCTGATCAGAATGAACCTCCAAAAGAT CCCAAAGAACTGGAAAAGCTAGAAGAGGCGAAACTAAAAGCCAAATTTCCAAATGCAATATTTGGCAGAGGGCCTGGTGGTCATTCAGCTTTTCTACAAAAAAGGCTCGCTAAAGGA CAAAAGTTCTTTGACTCGGGTGACTACCAGATGGCCAAGCAGCGGCCGGGCAACCTCGCGGCACCGTTCAAGGCGCCGGCCGCACCCGCCAAGATCTCCACCGGCGACGCTATCCCCACCCCCGACACCGTGCCGCTGCGCAAGACCTCCATCATCCAGCCCAAGTTCCAGCCGCCCGCGCACTCCTAG